The Plectropomus leopardus isolate mb unplaced genomic scaffold, YSFRI_Pleo_2.0 unplaced_scaffold8834, whole genome shotgun sequence genome includes the window CCTCATAGCCTGTACCTAGCTGCATCTGCCTGCCTCAACAATCGCAGTCCAAGAACTCTGTGACTTCTGCTTTTGCATCTTTGCAGTGTAGATGCAACAGATGGGGGAAATGGCttacttttttgtcttcaaTCATttctaacatgctcacaatggcttacaatgttaaaatgctgtAGTTTAGTGGGTATAGTTTTTATCACGTGTGCATGTAGTACCAAAGTACAGAAATGTCCCTGTTTACATTTCGGTCATGAATTTTGccaagaaaatgttgacatcGGGGGACTTTTCTAACATATGTATGTCttgaacatgttttaaattgtaatattgATTCCACTTTTATAAcgatgtttttttaagatagaCTACTGCTTTTAATTTGTCACCAAGCACACTGgatttcactttttcatttcattaattcAGGAATTGTGACAAGATGTCCTCTCGAATTgaagatgaagagaaagagagaaggagaggagtgGTTTGGGAAGATAAGCTACCATGACCATGCGGAAGAGATAGAAGATCCTGCAGATGTGGAGAAAAAGATTAGAGAAGGTACAGTATACAGCACTCTTAAATGTCACGAACAAAGGCCAGTTGGCCTTTGATGGACTTACTGAAAGATTTTAAGTTTCACATTAGCGCCTTAATCCTATACTTATCAAACATTCTGTCCTCTCTTTCCAGCTCAGGATGAAATGGCCGGGGTCGGAGTGGGGATCAGTGATGACCTCATCAGTCTGGAGATCGCCTCTCCTGATGTTCCAGACCTCACTCTTATTGACCTGCCTGGCATCGCCAGGGTGGCCGTAAAGGGACAACCTGAGAACATTGGAGACCAGGTATGCTAATTAAGTGTCTCCAAAACACATTGTCAACAGTGCTGACAGTTGTTCAAAGGAGCAGTATTGACAGTAAGATCTGGGGTTTACAGCGAAGCTGTAGACCTTTAG containing:
- the LOC121940489 gene encoding interferon-induced GTP-binding protein Mx; amino-acid sequence: MNTLNQQYEEKVRPCIDLIDSLRSLGVEKDLALPAIAVIGDQSSGKSSVLEALSGVALPRGSGIVTRCPLELKMKRKREGEEWFGKISYHDHAEEIEDPADVEKKIREAQDEMAGVGVGISDDLISLEIASPDVPDLTLIDLPGIARVAVKGQPENIGDQ